The Vidua chalybeata isolate OUT-0048 chromosome 6, bVidCha1 merged haplotype, whole genome shotgun sequence genome has a segment encoding these proteins:
- the LOC128789313 gene encoding proto-oncogene Mas-like, producing the protein MEVSTVSPSPTSPTDGPGQCETNVSNVATDLVTLLFGLCGLVGNGAVPWLLHIDAITYFVAFNQASIDFLFLIIMVPSALLFLVEEVSCSAIMPLMYQSLLFQLSVVSYNIGQYRLTFISIERCRSILCLFFCGCQLPERLLLVVMKTLFWALFFVVTAVIPTVTSQCQSHEQEQCRVALTSMYALNLFLFAAPMVISSTILFIQFKPGSQQQQQKRLDIVIFLIAFFSLPLSLWNFLQQLGYTVVPSKAVFLLTCITSSIKPFIYFLVGSWKRDCSMGSCRRHSSMQSLRKALHRVFGEPKGNTACGNDPTMDTEV; encoded by the coding sequence ATGGAGGTGAGCACCGTGTCCCCATCTCCCACCTCACCGACCGACGGACCTGGTCAGTGTGAGACCAATGTCTCCAACGTGGCCACAGACCTTGTGACGCTGCTCTTCGGCCTCTGTGGGCTGGTTGGGAACGGGGCTGTCCCTTGGCTCCTCCACATTGATGCCATCACTTACTTTGTGGCCTTCAACCAGGCCAGCATTgatttcctcttcctcatcatTATggtcccctctgccctgcttttCCTTGTGGAGGAAGTGTCCTGCTCTGCTATAATGCCCCTGATGTATCAGAGCTTGCTTTTCCAACTGTCAGTGGTCTCCTACAATATCGGGCAGTACCGGCTGACATTCATTAGCATTGAGAGGTGCAGGTCCATCCTCTGCCTGTTTTTCTGTGGTTGCCAACTTCCTGAGCGCCTGCTGTTGGTGGTGATGAAAACCCTGTTCTGGGCCTTGTTCTTTGTTGTCACCGCTGTCATTCCCACGGTGACTTCCCAGTGCCAGTCACACGAGCAGGAGCAATGCCGGGTGGCTCTCACCTCCATGTACGCCCTCAACCTCTTCCTATTTGCTGCACCCATGGTCATTTCCAGCACAATCCTCTTCATTCAATTCAAGCCcggctcccagcagcagcaacagaagaGACTCGACATTGTTATCTTCCTCATTGCATTCTTCAGTCTGCCCCTCAGTCTCTGgaatttcctgcagcagctcggTTACACAGTTGTGCCCTCCAAGGCGGTTTTCCTGCTCACCTGCATCACCAGCAGCATCAAACCCTTCATCTACTTCTTGGTGGGGAGCTGGAAGAGAGACTGCTCCATGGGAAGCTGCAGGAGGCACTCCTCCATGCAGTCCCTAAGGAAGGCGCTCCACAGGGTGTTTGGGGAGCCAAAAGGAAACACTGCCTGTGGAAATGATCCCACCATGGACACAGAGGTCTGA
- the LOC128789708 gene encoding uncharacterized protein LOC128789708, with amino-acid sequence MELPMISFSWGLFRLMMSSTVLDMCDFCKLCCHCSLPRCLFWVVDSIQYCAFFALFAVIPPVTFLCPSHQQGHCLAALISMHTVILLLLAAPMLVSSIILLNNAKCGSQQQQPKRCNIIIVFTVLLTLLLSLWNFLQQLGYTFVPSQVVFLLACINSSIKPFICFLAGRCWRPCSMGSLWLSLQRVFEYQKKKTARRNDAPGPQWSEPVDPFHCSAEQPLESG; translated from the exons atggaG ctcccaATGATCTCCTTCAGCTGGGGGCTGTTCAGGCTGATGATGAGCAGTACTGTGCTGGATATGTGCGACTTCTGcaagctctgctgccactgcagcctACCTCGGTGCCTGTTTTGGGTGGTGGATAGCATCCAATACTGCGCCTTCTTTGCTCTCTTTGCTGTCATTCCCCCAGTGACATTCCTGTGCCCGTCACACCAGCAGGGGCACTGCCTGGCAGCTCTCATCTCCATGCACACCGtcatcctgctcctcctggctgcACCCATGCTCGTTTCCAGCATAATCCTCCTCAATAATGCCAAGtgtggctcccagcagcagcaacccaAGAGGTGCAACATCATTATTGTCTTCACTGTGCTCCTCACTCTCCTCCTCAGCCTCTGgaatttcctgcagcagctcggCTACACGTTTGTACCCTCCCAGGTGGTTTTCCTGCTCGCCTGCATCAACAGCAGCATCAAACCCTTCATCTGTTTCTtggcagggaggtgctggaggcccTGCTCCATGGGgtccctctggctgtccctCCAGAGGGTCTTTgaataccagaaaaaaaaaactgcgCGTAGAAATGATGCCCCAGGTCCACAGTGGTCTGAGCCTGTTGATCCtttccactgctctgctgaACAACCCCTGGAGAGTGGCTGA
- the LOC128789901 gene encoding proto-oncogene Mas-like: MEVSTVSPSPTSPTDGPGQCEINVSGVAMHLVTLLFSVCGLVGNGAFLRLLYVNPTTDFVFNQAITDILFLIVMVPSTMIFLREEVSCTTVMPLMYLSFLFYLSLFSYTMGLYRLTFISFQRCRSILCLFFCGCQLPDRLLLVMMTVLFWVLLFVVTAVNPTVTSQCQSHEQEQCRMALTSMYALNLFLFAAPMVISSTILFIHFKSGSQQQKHKRLDIVIVLVAIFSLPLSLCSFLQQLGYTVVPSQAIFLLTCITSSIKPFIYFLVGSWKRDCSMGSCWRHCSMGSCRKNCSVESLRKAIRRVFGEPKENTASSNDPAMDTEA; encoded by the coding sequence ATGGAGGTGAGCACCGTGTCCCCATCTCCCACCTCACCGACCGACGGACCTGGTCAGTGTGAGATCAATGTCTCCGGCGTGGCCATGCATCTTGTGACGTTGCTCTTCAGTGTCTGTGGGCTGGTTGGGAACGGGGCTTTCCTCCGGCTCCTCTACGTTAATCCTACCACCGACTTCGTCTTCAACCAGGCCATCACCGACATCCTCTTCCTCATCGTCATGGTCCCCTCCACCATGATCTTCCTGAGGGAAGAAGTGTCCTGCACTACTGTAATGCCCCTGATGTATTTGAGCTTTCTTTTCTATCTGTCACTGTTCTCCTACACCATGGGGCTGTACCGGCTGACATTCATCAGCTTTCAGAGGTGCAGGTCCATCCTCTGCCTGTTTTTCTGTGGTTGCCAACTTCCTGACCGCCTGCTGTTGGTGATGATGACTGTCCTCTTCTGGGTCCTCCTCTTTGTTGTCACCGCTGTCAATCCCACGGTGACTTCCCAGTGCCAGTCACACGAGCAGGAGCAATGCCGGATGGCTCTCACCTCCATGTACGCCCTCAACCTCTTCCTATTTGCTGCACCCATGGTCATTTCCAGCACAATCCTCTTCATTCATTTTAAGtctggctcccagcagcagaaacacaagAGGCTTGACATTGTGATTGTCCTCGTTGCAATCTTCAGTCTGCCCCTCAGTCTCTGctctttcctgcagcagctcggTTACACGGTTGTGCCCTCCCAGGCAATTTTCCTGCTCACCTGCATCACCAGCAGCATCAAACCCTTCATCTACTTCTTGGTGGGGAGCTGGAAGAGAGACTGCTCcatggggagctgctggagacacTGCTCcatggggagctgcaggaagaacTGCTCTGTGGAGTCACTAAGGAAGGCGATCCGCAGGGTGTTTGGGGAGCCGAAAGAAAATACTGCCAGCAGTAATGATCCTGCCATGGACACAGAGGCCTGA
- the LOC128789438 gene encoding mas-related G-protein coupled receptor member A1-like: MEVSTVSPSPTSPTDGPGQCETNVSNVATDLVTLLFGLCGLVGNGAFLWLLQINSITDFVAFNQASIDFLFLIFMVPSTLLFLLAEVSCSAKMPPIYLSLLSQLSLFTYTMGLYQLMFISIERCRSILCLFFCTGQRSEHLRWVVMSGLFWALFFVVTAVNPTVTSLCQSHEQEQCQVALTSRYALNLFLVAVPLLISSTILFIHFKPSSQQQQYKRLDIVIVLVALLSLPLSLCSFLQQLGYTVVPSHTVFLLTCITSSIKPFICFLVGSWKRDCSMGSCWRHCSMGSCRRHSSMQSLGKALHRVFEQPNENTARSNDPNMDSVL, translated from the coding sequence ATGGAGGTGAGCACCGTGTCCCCATCTCCCACCTCACCGACCGACGGACCTGGTCAGTGTGAGACCAATGTCTCCAACGTGGCCACAGACCTTGTGACGCTGCTCTTCGGCCTCTGTGGGCTGGTTGGGAACGGGGCTTTCCTCTGGCTCCTCCAAATTAATTCCATCACCGACTTTGTGGCATTCAACCAGGCCAGCATCGacttcctcttcctcatcttcatGGTTCCCTCCaccctgctcttcctgctggcaGAGGTTTCCTGCTCTGCTAAAATGCCCCCAATATATCTGAGCttgctgtcccagctgtcacTGTTCACCTACACCATGGGGCTCTACCAGCTGATGTTCATCAGCATCGAGAGGTGCAGGTCCATCCTCTGCCTGTTTTTCTGCACTGGGCAACGTTCTGAGCACCTGCGGTGGGTGGTGATGAGTGGCCTGTTCTGGGCTTTGTTCTTTGTTGTCACCGCTGTCAATCCCACAGTGACTTCCCTGTGCCAGTCACACGAGCAGGAGCAATGCCAGGTGGCTCTCACCTCCAGGTACGCCCTCAACCTTTTCCTAGTTGCTGTACCCCTGCTCATTTCCAGCACAATCCTCTTCATTCATTtcaagcccagctcccagcagcagcaatacAAGAGGCTCGACATCGTGATTGTCCTCGTTGCACTCCTCAGTCTGCCCCTCAGTCTCTGctctttcctgcagcagctcggTTACACGGTTGTGCCCTCCCACACGGTTTTCCTGCTCACCTGCATCACCAGCAGCATCAAACCCTTCATCTGCTTCTTGGTGGGGAGCTGGAAGAGAGACTGCTCcatggggagctgctggagacacTGCTCCATGGGAAGCTGCAGGAGGCACTCCTCCATGCAGTCCCTAGGGAAGGCGCTCCACAGGGTGTTTGAGCAGCCAAATGAAAACACTGCTCGCAGCAATGATCCCAACATGGACTCAGTGCTCTGA